The segment GCAAGCGGTTAGGTGTAGTACAAATAAACTGCCCACCCGTTTTTAAACAACGATGTGCTTCCTTTACAAATTCCTCCCTTTGTTCTATATGTTCAATAAACTGAAATGAGGTTAGTATATCAACAGAGTTTTCATCCATAGGTATAGGTGGTACCTTGGCTTGCTTAAAAGTAATACGTTTGTTTAGTAATTGCTTTTTACTGGCATCAGCTATGGTTTGTTTAGAGTAATCCAACCCGATAACGTTATTGCTTTTTAAAGTAAAATCAACCGTTCCGTATCCATTGGCACAGCCAATATCAACTACTTTGTGTTGAGGTTTTATATACGTGTTAGAAAATTGGTAAGCATAGTAACAACGTTTTACTGTTACATTATTAGCTGTTTCAAAACTTGGTCGTTCTCTATTAAATATCATGCTAAATATAAGTTTAAAATTTTAGTCGTGGAAAAACCGGCTATTGCGAAATGTTTTAGGTGTGTTTAACTTTTCAGCCTTAAATATAAGATTGGTGGTTTGTTGCATTTGGCTGGCAACCGCAGGCAAATACTCATTGTTTGTTAAACGTACTGTAGGTATTTGAGCTTGCTTAAATAAATCAGTAAAACCTTTATCCATACTCGAACTATAAATAACAGCATTGCTAAAATACCTTTTAATGAGTTGTATTAGCTCATGCATGGAAGCATTGGAGCAATCGTTAGTATGGCACTGAATGCCAATAAAAATAGTTCCCTTGGTTTTTAGTTTAAAACACAGTTGAATAAGGTAAGTTTCAATATCTCTTTCATGTAGCGTAGTGGAATAAAATAAAGTATCAACCGATTCGTTAAAAACAATTTGTTTTTCTTTAGGTGCTGTTAAGTAGTAAACAAGCAAATCACCTGTGTAAGTCAGCTGTTTTATGTTATTGTATTTATTTGTTTCCTTGCTTAGTGTATGGCTATGGTTTAACCAAAAAACATCTTGTCCTTTAGGTAGTTCGTTTTGAATAAATTTTTCGTGCAGTTGCGCAGGCGAAATAAAATGGTTGCTGAAAACCATTGATGCGATTACTTTTTTAAAGAATAAGCGAACATCATTTAATAGTAAGTTGAACTCATAGACCATAACATATACGTATTAGTAAGTATGTAGCTGTTATAAATAAAAACTATATACCATTAGGTTAATTAATTTTATTAGTAATTACATCATTAAAATAAATAGTTCTGTTTCTATAAAATGCTGGTACGTTAACTTATAAAGTTATGTTGGGTTTTTGAGTAATAATTATTTCTTAACAGAATAGTTTCTGCTAATTTTTAAAAAAATGGATGTGCGCTGTCTCAAAGCGAACAACATAGGGTATGATAGTACATAAAAAATAAGGCAAGTTTCAGATTTTATAATGATAAAAAACGTCCGACATTTGTATAGTAAAAGCTCAGAAAATGAATAACGAAGAAAACATCAATTACCAACGCATAGCTGATGCCATTAACTATATACAAAACAATTTTAAAACACAACCTAGTTTAGAAGAAGTAGCAGAAAAAGTGCATTTAAGTCCCTACCATTTTCAACGACTTTTTACCGAATGGGCAGGCACCAGTCCTAAAAAGTTTTTACAGTATATAAGTATAGAGTATGCAAAAAGTTTATTGAAAGAAAATCAGGTTACTTTGTTTGAAGCAGCCTTTGAAACAGGTCTTTCTGGTACCAGCCGTTTGCACGATTTGTTTATAAACATAGAAGGGATGAGTCCGGCCGAATATAAAAATGGAGGTAAAAATTTAACCATTAATTACAGTTTTGCAGCAAGCCCCTTTGGTAATATAATAGTAGCTTCTACACCCAAAGGTATTTGCCATATAGCATTTACCGATGATGAAGCACAAGCTTTTCAAATATTACAAAGTCATTTTCCCAATGCACAGTTTAACCGACATGCCGATGCAATGCAACAAAATGCTTTGTTTATTTTTAACCACGATTGGCAAAAGTTGCCACAAATAAAATTGCATTTAAAAGGAACTGATTTTCAATTAAAAGTTTGGGAAACATTACTTAAAATACCATTGGGCGAGTTGTCAACCTACGGAAAAATAGCACAACAAATAGATAAGCCCAATGCCCCAAGAGCAGTGGGTACCGCCATTGGCGATAATCCAGTTGCTTTTTTAATACCTTGCCACCGAGTAATACAAGCAACAGGAAAGTTAGGTGGTTATATGTGGGGCACTACGCGTAAAACAGCTATGATAGGTTGGGAAGCATCGCAAATAAATTTATAAATATGAATTTATTCACTGACGAAACAGACCATGACAAAAACCTATTGCCTTACGATGGTGTAGTAAATTATTATGGTAAGCTATTTAACCAGGAAGAAGCCAATCAATACTTAACAGATTTGTTAAATACCATAGCATGGAAAAA is part of the Bacteroidota bacterium genome and harbors:
- a CDS encoding class I SAM-dependent methyltransferase, translated to MIFNRERPSFETANNVTVKRCYYAYQFSNTYIKPQHKVVDIGCANGYGTVDFTLKSNNVIGLDYSKQTIADASKKQLLNKRITFKQAKVPPIPMDENSVDILTSFQFIEHIEQREEFVKEAHRCLKTGGQFICTTPNRLQSFARNPYHVFEYTFEEMETEIKKYFSSYTILGLHGNDSVKKYYKDNQTWVDLALKYDKFELHKKLPSWLLTLPYNIITSIMRKQLLKQDERRASISTHDFFLSDRNLHEAIDIFVIATK
- a CDS encoding methylated-DNA--[protein]-cysteine S-methyltransferase, with translation MNNEENINYQRIADAINYIQNNFKTQPSLEEVAEKVHLSPYHFQRLFTEWAGTSPKKFLQYISIEYAKSLLKENQVTLFEAAFETGLSGTSRLHDLFINIEGMSPAEYKNGGKNLTINYSFAASPFGNIIVASTPKGICHIAFTDDEAQAFQILQSHFPNAQFNRHADAMQQNALFIFNHDWQKLPQIKLHLKGTDFQLKVWETLLKIPLGELSTYGKIAQQIDKPNAPRAVGTAIGDNPVAFLIPCHRVIQATGKLGGYMWGTTRKTAMIGWEASQINL